In one Argonema galeatum A003/A1 genomic region, the following are encoded:
- the uvrA gene encoding excinuclease ABC subunit UvrA, translating to MSHAADTKNGHLPNGVNLNNQNSIRIRGARQHNLKNIDLELPRDRLIVFTGVSGSGKSSLAFDTIFAEGQRRYVESLSAYARQFLGQLDKPDVDAIEGLSPAISIDQKSTSHNPRSTVGTVTEIYDYLRLLFGRAGEPHCPHCDRSIAPQTIDQMCDRILELPDGTRFQILAPVVRGKKGTHRKLLSSLASEGFVRVRVNGEVRQLDENIELDKNHTHNIDIVVDRLIKKPDIQERLVDSLSTCLRHSQGIAVIEVLNNTSDKVSASRKDSTYIIKDGENGVNSYAELPPELIFSENFACPEHGAVMEELSPRLFSFNSPYGACPNCHGLGSLRTFSPDLVVPDPKAQVVGAIAPWAEKETSYYTSLLYSVGKAHGFELHAPWQQLTAEQLQVILYGSEQPIWMHDRNDYRKYTGVISMLQRYYDESASELQKQKLDRYLIDRPCEVCQGKRLKPEAVSVRLGQYRILDLTGVSLAECKERINDLKLSDRQAQIGDLVLREIKARLQFLLDVGLDYLSLNRPAMTLSGGEAQRIRLATQIGSGLTGVLYVLDEPSIGLHQRDNGRLLKTLTKLRDLGNTLIVVEHDEETIRAADHLVDIGPRAGIHGGGIVAQGNIETLLAAEVSLTGAYLSGRLVIETPAQRREGNGKSLLLKNCYRNNLKYIDVEVPLGKLVSVTGVSGSGKSTLINELLYPALQHHLTRKVPFPKELDTVKGLDEIDKAIVIDQSPIGRTPRSNPATYTGVFDVIRDIFSQTIEAKARGYKQGQFSFNVKGGRCEACGGQGVNVIEMNFLPDVYVQCEVCKGDRYNRETLQVKYKGKSIADVLNMTIEEALDIFQNIPKAVTRLQTLVDVGLGYIHLGQSAPTLSGGEAQRVKLATELSRRATGKTLYLIDEPTTGLSFYDVHKLLDVLQRLVDKGNSILVIEHNLDVIRCADWVIDLGPEGGDKGGEIIAVGTPEEVAKCDRSYTGQYLRQVLLQHPPVSCTQ from the coding sequence ATGTCCCACGCTGCCGACACCAAAAACGGTCATCTTCCCAACGGGGTAAATCTGAATAACCAAAATTCGATTCGCATTCGGGGTGCGAGGCAGCATAACCTGAAGAATATCGATTTGGAATTGCCTCGCGATCGCCTCATTGTCTTCACTGGCGTCTCTGGTTCCGGCAAGTCTTCCCTCGCTTTCGATACGATCTTCGCCGAAGGGCAGCGTCGCTACGTGGAATCCCTGAGCGCCTACGCGAGACAATTTCTGGGACAATTGGATAAGCCGGATGTGGATGCGATCGAAGGTCTGAGCCCAGCAATCTCGATCGACCAAAAATCCACTTCCCACAACCCGCGTTCCACAGTCGGGACGGTGACGGAAATTTATGATTACCTCCGGTTGCTGTTCGGACGCGCTGGCGAACCTCATTGTCCGCATTGCGATCGCTCGATTGCGCCTCAGACGATCGACCAAATGTGCGATCGCATTCTGGAACTTCCCGACGGTACGCGCTTCCAAATCCTAGCACCCGTCGTGCGCGGGAAAAAAGGCACTCACCGCAAGCTACTTTCCAGTCTCGCCTCGGAAGGATTTGTGCGCGTTAGGGTAAATGGGGAGGTTCGACAACTCGATGAAAATATCGAGTTAGATAAAAATCATACACATAATATAGATATCGTCGTTGACAGGCTGATTAAGAAACCCGATATTCAGGAGCGTCTGGTCGATTCTCTTAGCACCTGCTTGCGGCATTCACAGGGAATTGCTGTTATTGAGGTATTAAATAATACATCGGATAAGGTAAGCGCGTCGCGAAAAGATAGTACGTATATAATAAAGGATGGGGAAAACGGTGTCAATAGCTATGCAGAATTACCGCCAGAATTGATATTTTCAGAGAACTTTGCTTGTCCCGAACATGGCGCGGTAATGGAAGAATTATCGCCGCGTTTGTTTTCTTTTAATTCGCCTTACGGTGCTTGTCCGAACTGTCACGGATTGGGAAGTTTGCGAACATTTTCCCCAGACTTGGTAGTGCCAGACCCAAAAGCGCAGGTTGTAGGAGCGATCGCACCTTGGGCGGAAAAGGAAACTTCTTACTATACTTCCTTGCTTTACAGTGTGGGAAAAGCACACGGGTTTGAACTGCACGCGCCTTGGCAGCAGTTAACGGCGGAACAGCTACAGGTGATTTTGTACGGTTCCGAACAACCGATTTGGATGCACGATCGCAACGATTACAGAAAGTATACCGGGGTAATTTCCATGCTGCAACGGTATTACGACGAAAGTGCATCGGAATTGCAAAAGCAGAAGTTGGATCGGTATTTGATCGATCGACCTTGCGAAGTTTGTCAGGGTAAGAGGTTGAAACCGGAAGCGGTATCTGTGAGGTTGGGGCAGTATCGGATTTTGGATTTGACGGGAGTTTCGCTCGCCGAGTGTAAGGAAAGGATTAACGATCTGAAGTTGAGCGATCGACAAGCGCAAATTGGGGATTTGGTACTGCGAGAAATCAAAGCGAGGTTGCAATTTCTCCTCGATGTCGGGTTGGATTATCTCAGTTTAAATCGTCCGGCGATGACACTTTCCGGAGGAGAAGCGCAACGCATTCGTCTCGCCACGCAGATCGGTTCTGGATTGACTGGCGTCCTCTACGTTTTGGACGAACCAAGTATCGGTTTGCATCAAAGAGATAACGGTCGGTTGCTGAAAACTCTCACCAAACTTCGCGATTTGGGAAATACATTAATAGTAGTAGAACACGACGAGGAAACGATTCGCGCCGCCGACCATTTAGTTGATATTGGCCCTAGAGCGGGGATTCACGGTGGGGGGATAGTAGCGCAAGGGAATATAGAGACTTTGTTGGCGGCGGAAGTTTCGCTGACGGGTGCATATTTATCGGGAAGACTGGTAATTGAAACACCCGCACAGAGAAGAGAGGGAAATGGGAAATCCCTGCTCCTAAAAAATTGCTATCGCAATAACCTTAAATATATAGATGTGGAAGTTCCCCTTGGTAAACTTGTCTCCGTTACCGGAGTTTCCGGTTCAGGAAAATCTACCTTAATTAACGAATTGCTTTATCCAGCTTTGCAACATCACCTGACTCGCAAAGTACCTTTCCCCAAAGAGTTGGATACTGTCAAAGGATTAGACGAAATCGACAAAGCAATTGTGATCGACCAATCGCCGATCGGTCGCACTCCCCGTTCCAATCCAGCTACCTACACGGGAGTCTTCGATGTCATCCGCGATATCTTTTCCCAAACCATCGAAGCGAAAGCTAGAGGTTACAAACAGGGACAATTTTCCTTCAATGTGAAAGGTGGAAGATGCGAAGCTTGTGGCGGACAAGGGGTGAATGTAATCGAGATGAATTTTCTGCCGGATGTGTACGTGCAATGCGAAGTTTGTAAAGGCGATCGCTACAATCGCGAAACCCTGCAAGTGAAGTACAAGGGGAAGTCGATCGCAGATGTTTTGAACATGACGATCGAAGAAGCTTTGGATATCTTCCAAAATATTCCCAAAGCAGTCACCCGCTTACAAACTTTAGTCGATGTCGGTTTGGGTTACATCCATTTAGGACAATCCGCACCCACCCTTTCCGGCGGCGAAGCGCAACGAGTGAAATTAGCAACCGAACTATCTCGTCGCGCCACCGGAAAAACACTCTATTTAATAGATGAACCCACAACGGGTTTATCATTTTACGACGTTCACAAATTGCTGGATGTCTTGCAGCGATTGGTGGATAAAGGTAATTCAATTTTGGTGATCGAACACAACTTAGATGTAATTCGCTGCGCCGATTGGGTAATTGACTTAGGGCCGGAAGGTGGCGATAAGGGAGGAGAGATTATTGCAGTGGGAACGCCGGAAGAGGTGGCGAAGTGCGATCGGTCTTATACTGGGCAATATTTGAGGCAGGTGTTGTTGCAGCATCCACCTGTATCTTGTACCCAATAA
- a CDS encoding cold-shock protein produces the protein MTIDFGNIKSYNPDRGFGFVGRTFFDPNGKVFFHIKKIKNKHPELAQKLDNSEAFGTVNFWYEIEKNEKGEQVSKVWLSTENIPQSYKHELCDLIQKVESIWKNVDSPKPSWLDLVTTELVGVDRRHELSVERDNLESQLRAAEEERRREAEALRENEIRRIAKDHKLTKPEADELEQLLAEMRPLKFTHSKELSKYIKEHQLGYRYPNISGIVRMEEAGREWDFHGGFPPDIYKVICRELDLDNQGTDARAIKFTPFKDVY, from the coding sequence ATGACAATAGACTTCGGCAATATCAAAAGCTACAATCCTGATAGAGGATTTGGATTTGTCGGTCGTACTTTTTTTGATCCTAATGGAAAAGTTTTCTTTCACATCAAAAAAATCAAGAATAAACATCCTGAATTAGCCCAAAAATTGGACAATAGCGAAGCTTTTGGAACAGTTAATTTCTGGTATGAAATTGAAAAAAATGAAAAAGGCGAACAAGTTAGTAAGGTTTGGCTAAGCACAGAAAATATCCCTCAAAGCTACAAGCATGAATTATGTGATTTGATCCAAAAAGTAGAGAGTATCTGGAAAAATGTAGACTCTCCAAAACCTAGTTGGCTTGACCTTGTGACAACAGAGTTAGTTGGGGTTGATCGCAGACATGAACTAAGTGTTGAGCGAGATAACTTAGAAAGTCAACTTAGAGCAGCAGAGGAGGAGCGACGCAGGGAGGCAGAAGCTTTACGAGAAAATGAAATTAGAAGAATAGCTAAGGATCATAAGTTAACAAAACCGGAAGCTGATGAGTTAGAGCAACTATTAGCAGAGATGCGTCCTTTAAAATTTACACATAGTAAGGAACTCTCGAAATATATTAAAGAACATCAACTTGGTTATAGGTATCCAAATATCTCAGGTATTGTGAGAATGGAAGAAGCAGGCAGAGAATGGGATTTTCATGGGGGATTTCCTCCAGATATTTATAAAGTTATTTGCAGGGAACTCGACTTGGATAACCAGGGGACTGATGCCAGAGCAATAAAATTTACACCATTTAAAGATGTCTATTAA
- a CDS encoding type II toxin-antitoxin system RelE family toxin: MDYSVELKAEALVSLERLTQVVKNRITRKIYWLAANFDLITPESLTGNLAGLFKLRVGDYRVVYSFSTESRIITIHKIGHRSEIYG; the protein is encoded by the coding sequence ATGGACTACTCTGTTGAGTTAAAGGCAGAAGCCCTTGTTAGCTTGGAAAGGCTAACCCAAGTTGTGAAAAACCGCATCACCCGTAAAATCTATTGGTTAGCTGCAAACTTCGACTTGATTACCCCTGAATCTTTGACAGGGAATTTGGCGGGTTTGTTTAAGCTAAGAGTTGGTGATTACCGGGTAGTTTATTCCTTCAGCACGGAATCAAGGATTATCACTATTCACAAAATTGGACACCGTAGCGAAATTTACGGTTGA
- a CDS encoding type II toxin-antitoxin system VapC family toxin, with the protein MKVLFDTSVLVPALIVNHPKHSVCFSRLKAAESKQIQGFISTHSLAETYSVITRLPIQPRITTQQAQSIIVDVLQYLEVIPLLSNDYQIAINQMATLNIPGGGIFDALIAQAALKAEVGVILTLNPNHFTRLGSAIAALVQVPA; encoded by the coding sequence ATGAAAGTATTGTTTGATACCTCTGTTTTGGTTCCTGCATTAATTGTCAATCATCCCAAGCATTCTGTTTGCTTTTCAAGGCTCAAAGCAGCAGAATCTAAACAAATTCAAGGGTTTATCTCAACTCACAGCTTAGCAGAAACCTATTCTGTAATCACGCGGTTGCCAATTCAGCCACGCATTACTACCCAACAAGCTCAGAGTATTATTGTAGATGTTTTGCAGTATCTTGAAGTGATTCCACTGCTCTCCAATGACTATCAAATTGCCATCAATCAAATGGCAACTTTAAACATTCCCGGTGGCGGTATTTTTGATGCTTTAATTGCTCAAGCTGCCCTTAAAGCTGAAGTTGGTGTTATCCTAACTCTTAATCCCAATCATTTCACTCGTTTGGGAAGTGCGATCGCTGCTCTTGTGCAAGTCCCTGCGTGA
- a CDS encoding nucleotidyl transferase AbiEii/AbiGii toxin family protein, producing the protein MMNQEFKRFLELSQQDRKDVFEAEAENLDTRPSYVEKDFWVCLVLDILYNGLNEDHPRLLFKGGTSLSKGYNLIDRFSEDVDFTVFREDIGFDESKDPAVPGISGKERKRRSESIMQATSQYICNKLREDLETIALTVVSGCRVIRDTEDRDESTLLFHYPSLFAEVSAAYIQPRVKLEGGGRSALDPHEKLAIEALINGTLTDWDFSVPNIITIKPERTFWDKVMILHGWSCGHRDEERLPIDRQRISRHYYDVAMIYQKLGREAISDPNLREDVRQHTQDFFNRAWMKLEEAIPGYFNLVPKGKLLETLRNDYQAMQGMMLGNPPNFETIVEQLERLKTAINKEI; encoded by the coding sequence ATGATGAATCAAGAATTTAAACGCTTTCTTGAATTATCTCAGCAAGATCGCAAGGATGTATTTGAGGCTGAAGCCGAGAACCTTGATACTCGACCAAGCTATGTAGAAAAAGACTTTTGGGTTTGCTTAGTCCTCGATATCCTCTACAATGGTTTGAATGAGGATCATCCTCGGCTTCTCTTCAAGGGTGGAACTTCACTGTCAAAAGGATATAACTTAATCGATCGTTTCTCTGAAGATGTTGATTTTACAGTCTTCCGTGAGGATATCGGTTTTGATGAAAGCAAAGATCCCGCAGTACCAGGAATATCTGGGAAGGAACGAAAGCGCCGTTCGGAAAGTATAATGCAAGCCACTTCTCAATATATTTGTAACAAGTTGAGAGAAGATTTAGAAACTATAGCTTTGACTGTAGTATCTGGGTGTAGGGTAATAAGGGATACAGAAGATCGAGATGAATCAACGCTCCTATTTCATTATCCCAGCCTATTTGCAGAGGTTAGCGCTGCGTATATTCAGCCTCGCGTCAAACTTGAAGGCGGTGGTCGTTCAGCACTCGATCCTCACGAAAAACTTGCGATCGAGGCTTTGATTAACGGTACGCTTACAGATTGGGACTTTTCAGTACCCAATATTATCACAATTAAGCCAGAGAGAACTTTCTGGGATAAGGTGATGATTTTGCATGGTTGGTCTTGTGGACATAGAGATGAAGAACGCTTACCGATCGATCGTCAACGAATCTCTCGTCATTATTATGACGTGGCGATGATTTACCAAAAGCTGGGTCGAGAAGCAATTTCCGATCCAAATTTGAGAGAGGATGTTCGTCAGCACACTCAGGATTTTTTCAATAGAGCTTGGATGAAATTGGAGGAGGCGATACCGGGATATTTTAATTTAGTTCCAAAAGGTAAATTGCTTGAAACTCTTAGAAATGATTATCAAGCTATGCAGGGCATGATGTTAGGAAATCCTCCTAATTTTGAAACAATTGTAGAACAATTAGAACGGCTTAAAACGGCTATTAACAAAGAGATTTAA
- a CDS encoding DUF6088 family protein yields the protein MISIADKIMNRIRGYGRGRWVFTPSDFLDLGSRTIIDKALSRLVKDGSLRRISRGLYDFPRMSSILKRPAPPNVDAAIKALARRDNIKFMPDGIVAANSLGLTNAVPAKMAYLTDGTTRTLKVGGCTVHLKHAKKHLMSWLDRPGLTVVLALDWLGKQAASGTEVINNLRSRLPDDVKQDLLKGKDLLPSWMARIVDSITQSVSIAA from the coding sequence ATGATTAGCATTGCAGACAAAATTATGAACCGGATTCGCGGATATGGTCGCGGTCGGTGGGTTTTTACGCCTAGTGATTTCCTCGACCTTGGTAGTCGAACCATTATAGATAAAGCACTGTCCCGTTTAGTTAAAGATGGTTCACTGCGGCGTATAAGCAGAGGTTTGTACGATTTTCCTCGCATGAGCAGTATTTTAAAGCGTCCGGCTCCACCAAATGTTGATGCTGCTATCAAAGCATTGGCAAGACGAGATAACATCAAGTTTATGCCAGATGGCATTGTTGCAGCGAATAGCTTAGGCTTGACAAATGCTGTTCCTGCTAAGATGGCTTATCTTACTGATGGTACGACAAGAACCTTAAAAGTGGGAGGTTGTACTGTTCATCTCAAACACGCCAAAAAGCACTTAATGTCGTGGCTGGATCGCCCAGGGTTAACAGTGGTTTTAGCCCTAGATTGGCTTGGCAAACAAGCAGCTTCTGGAACGGAAGTTATTAATAATTTGCGATCGCGTTTGCCTGATGATGTTAAACAAGACTTGCTCAAAGGTAAAGATCTTTTGCCCTCTTGGATGGCGAGAATTGTAGATAGCATTACTCAGAGTGTGAGCATTGCTGCATGA
- a CDS encoding type IV pilin-like G/H family protein, which produces MSKNALSALATAITATAKKPGLKSYMGAVSIQDESVTDKICETNEPSNSPPSTHQGFGKNFQCPYGSSAV; this is translated from the coding sequence ATGAGCAAAAATGCACTAAGCGCCTTGGCGACTGCTATAACAGCTACAGCTAAAAAGCCTGGATTAAAAAGTTATATGGGCGCAGTTTCTATCCAAGACGAATCGGTTACAGATAAAATTTGCGAGACTAACGAACCATCAAATTCGCCTCCTAGTACACATCAAGGTTTTGGAAAGAATTTTCAATGTCCTTATGGATCTTCAGCGGTTTAA